One Desulfovibrio fairfieldensis genomic window carries:
- a CDS encoding helix-turn-helix domain-containing protein produces the protein MSQATRKLAKLVGTNIQERRKKLGLTQECLAEKIGVGQQSLSRMERGDIAPKLERLPDVAATLRCSVADLFRASGADDHALTRALEDALAGLNTREKEYLVRMTGDLAALLREARKSG, from the coding sequence GTGTCCCAGGCGACTCGAAAATTAGCCAAACTGGTCGGAACCAACATTCAGGAACGGCGCAAAAAGCTGGGACTGACTCAGGAATGTCTGGCGGAAAAAATCGGCGTGGGCCAGCAGTCGCTTTCGCGTATGGAGCGTGGCGACATCGCCCCCAAACTGGAGCGGCTGCCGGATGTGGCCGCCACCCTGCGCTGCTCCGTGGCGGATCTTTTCCGCGCGTCGGGCGCGGACGACCATGCCCTGACGCGCGCGCTCGAAGACGCCCTGGCCGGTCTCAACACCCGCGAAAAGGAATACCTCGTACGAATGACGGGCGATCTGGCAGCCCTGCTGCGGGAGGCCAGAAAGTCGGGATGA